Part of the Juglans regia cultivar Chandler chromosome 14, Walnut 2.0, whole genome shotgun sequence genome, ATTTTGTCACAATATAAACTTCGAGTTTTCctaaatatctatatttttgttattttatattcttagtTCCGatggaaattttaaaaaatgttgatccactttttttttttttttttatcagtaatacGTGATATTTCTTTCGCAAAAATGTCAATAACTTGTCAAGCAATGAAAACAATTTTGGAATGTTGACGGTATGAAGTAGGCTAGGGGTgtaaaatttaattgaaaaattgaacCGGATTGGTCCGAACAGGCGGAACCGGTCTAGCTTTGGATCGATCCGGTCCGGGACCAGTTCCCTTAGTTTCAAAACCGGTTTGTACTAGTCCTGTATGGATCGGTACCGATTCTATACTATTTAGGACAGAATTGGTtctctatttaatatattttaaattaatgtttttaatattatatataattatataaatatttataattataattatatataagataatattattataatttataatataaaatttaatcttaaacataaaaatttatttgatcatatgctttaaatataatatatatattaataacattttatggtctaacaaatttatattttattaaaatcttaaaatcgaACCTAACCTGATCAAAATCggtaaaattgaaaataccGATTTAGAAGATTATATGATACGtaatcgatttttaaaaatataaaatcaattcataccaatttaatcttaaatttttatctaaaattggATCGGTTAAACCCAAGTATGAAGGAACTTGGTAAGTTGCGTCCATTGAAGTAACTTGTGGACACGTGTCATTATGCAGGGAAGCTGCTTCAAGAAAGTTGAACTGCGTTGGTAAGGGGAGTTTGGGCCAACTTGGGTTAGACTGGGCTTACTAGGCCCTGTCCGAATTACAAATATCCATTGGGTAGGAACCATAACATTACATGTCTGTTAACGGGCCCACGAGGAGAACTGCTTGTCGGTTACTCTTCGTCACAGTCGATACATCTTAACGAAATCTTCCAAAAAATCCAGAGAGAGGGTCGGGCAATGGACATGGAGGCGAAGACTAAAGAAGAAGGGGAAAATGGGAGAAAGTGGAAGCGAAGCCTAAGGAAAAAGAGCTTTAAATCAGCTTCGTTATGTTCAATAAACAATCTTGATGATGGCTGTCTCATGCACATCTTTAGTTTCCTTTCACCAATTCCAGGTACCCATTTTAGCTGCTCTCACACAATTTCTTTCTTGCTAGTCGATTCAATCCAAGGTTTATCTGTTTACCTTTTGGTGGGTATCAAGCTATTTTTGCTTTATATGGTAAAAACCAAACCTTAATTTCATCAAAGATCCTTTTTTTCTGGGTGATTTATTATCATTTGTTAGGTAAAGGCATTTTTTTGTCCAATCAAATTACCGCTAATTTTATGGTGTGAATGGATATCAGCCCGGTTTAGTTATAGTTTAGTTTAGCTGCACTCATAACTTCGTAAGTTACAAGCTTTAAAAGTCTGATTGGAGTCCATGTTGTTGATATCTCAGTGTAAATTGTGATGTTCATGAaccaaaagaaatagaaaactaTACTCGCATGCCATAATTGGCGGTCTcaatactatataattaaccatCAAGGCTGCCGATTTATTTTAGTCATTACCGCAAGTCATGAAAATTTCGAAGAAAATATCTGAAATGggtttctaaaaaattattgaggaacggctatttttcttatatactaGGAAGAGGAACCTGGCTAGATTTTTGGTTCTTCTCAAGGACGATGAGGAACCAAGTCTATAACTCCAGGGAAGCCTGGGTGGAAGAAACTAGGTCAATCACCTCATATGTACAACTTctgtttatgtttcttttttcgtGGTTAGCATTCTTGAATAACATTGTTTTTCTCAAGTTCAGTgtgattttaatgatttatgacGAGAAGATAGAAGTTTGAATGTTCTGATCATACAAATCGGCTTAGCCTAGTTGACTTCACCGCGATGCATGTGACGTAATTTTGTCCGGTCTCTGTCACAAAATTGCTATTGAGTTTGCAGATCGGTATAACACCGCCCTCGTTTGCCACAGATGGCAGTACTTGGCATGTCACCCTCGGTTGTGGCTGCGAGTAGACCGATCAGTCAAAGATTTATCTGATCCTGGAGTTTTTCCAAATATTGAGACAGCCGTTGCTGCAGCAAGGTTTGCAAAGTTACATCTGCCCATATGCCATTCATTGGCTAGGTAGAAAGCTTAAAACCTGataccattattttttttttccttttaggccTGGAGACACCATTTTAGTTGCAGCAGGAGGGAGTCATCTTGCCtctaatattcaaataaaaaaaccactttgtttggTGTGTCCAAAGTTCTTTTTCTTACTAGAAAGGTTACTTAAGTATCACAGTGATTGTGTGTGCATTTTTAAATGAagttagaaattatatatgcattttAGTTTCTCCCTGAACTGGTATATATAAAGTTTACATCATTGGATTTCAATGCACTCAACATTCAATTGACTTTTGGAGAGAagaagatttaaattttaatactgATTCTTTTTTAGGCATGTTCTGGTTATTACCTTGAAACTAGATACAGTCATGGAATGTACAAGCGCCtcgaaatcattttgaaaaagagtggggtccactattaaaaaattagttttttttcatgtgggtctcatatttactcattttttccaAAAGGATTGCGCGACACTTGTACaatcacgactgcaaatataatttctctttttctttttttattttagggtCATCTTGTGTTATAGGAAACTTGTTCAACATTTTTTGGGTTGCAGCCTTATGTAGGTTGTATCTCTTTGTCTCACTTAATGAGCTAAACGTCTCACTAACTGGTAATAGCAATGCCTACTCATTGCTAACAATTCTCATGTAAATGTTTCGACTGCTGATTCTTAGAAAGTTGTGCATCAACATTTTAGatgtattacaatttacatcTGATTTTCAAACTCTAGCTTACACACTTAAAAGTGAATTTTATAGCTTCACTCATTGTAGGTTTACCGAAATTTTTTGGATGTATTCTAAAAATGTTGCTGTAAGCAATTCATTTCCATGAACTCCATCTTCATAGAACTCGGTTGCATTTGAACCAGCACTGAAGAAGCTAGGAAATTGTTTGCAGCTTTCTCATGGGAATGACAAATTCACTTGTTCTTTTTACacacttataataaaaatgcctATTTTGAGCAAAGgttgttcatttctttttactgATTTTATTCCAGGAGAGAGAATATATACTTTTATTGTAGAATATCTTTCCATTTCTTGCTATTTCatgctcataaaaaaaactgctaTTTTCAATTAAATCTTACTTTGTTCAGATTGGTGGAGGTGAGCTTCCCGATGAGACAACGCTACTTTGTTCTCGAGGTTCAGACAGGTTTGGAAATTTTACGTGTATTATCTTATGTTGTTATGTGTGGTTTTATACCAGTTTTCCCtctgaaaatattatgggaAACCATCTCCATACTGCTGGATCTAATGGtccaaattaaagagaaatgtgTTTGAGCCTTTTGCCTTGAGCATAGATTCACGTGTAGTGCATGTCTGTCACAAGGGATGTGCTGCACTAGTATTACTGGTGTTGAAAGCTGCAGTTTTAATTTATCCAGCAGTTTGGAAAGTTGGAAATCACCACTCTGTAAACTCATCATGAGCaagaaattttggtattttctgTTCATTTTGTTTGGGCAGCGCATTGGAGTTCCTGTCCACCTGCAAACTGGCAAACTTGACAGTGAAGGCAGAGCTTGGTTGCTGCTTACTTCATAGAAGGGGAAGGCTAACTATCGATGGATGTGTTCTTCAATGCGAGTCTAACCCCTTGGACTATTTGTCATGCCCGATTGTGAGTACAGCCAGTGTTACTCAGCAGCTCCCTTCCTCAATGAAGAGCCATAGCGATGGTGTCTTTGTATCTCAAACTCGCATTGAAGGTGGTGCCAGGGCCGTTTTGACAAGTGGGGACCTGGAATTGCAGCGAGTTCGAGTCATTTATGCCCGAACATCTCTCCTGTTCTGGTTTGATGTGGAGCATCAGTGATGATCATTATCATCCTCAATTGCCTGTGATATTGCTCAACTGACTGTTTATTCTTGTAAACTTTATTCATAACCTTCAATTGAACGTTATTTTGTGGTTTCCCAGGTTTCTTACCAACTCACACTTCACTAGGTAAATATTTTCACCAATAGGATGTTGAGATTATTTGACAAAACCCTCGTGGCCCTGGAAACCAACTGAAATCTATAGCCAAGACCATAATTAGTTCCAAGCAGCTGGAACtgggtttttctttctttctttcctcccTCCTTTAGTCCCTAAGAGTAGTGGTCCCAGATTGTGCGTGCACTCTATTTTTGTCGAAATTAACGTCATCTCTGTAATCCGTTTGATCAATATACAAGGAAGCAGCTCTTGGTTTCTGAAgcccaaaaaatgaaaaattaactgATATCTTATTCGCCGGAGTAACACCATAATCCGTTACTAGCAGCGAGTTTAATGGcattttgtattaaatatatgtatgtatgtatatgtatataaatcaATCGTTAAAATGTTGAGATGGGCATGAAACGTTGTCGCGGTGCAGATGCAAGTAGCAATCATGAATAACTGGAGATTAAGACGCGGGTGGTTTTGATGCGAAAGCAATCCTGAAAGGCTGGAAGCCTGAAACACACCTTAATAACAGTGATAATATTTTCACTAAGCTGTATACCACCCAAAAACTCTTTCCTTCCTCGGAGGAGGATGGAGTCAGAAAACTGTTCTTAATTAAGAAATACCAAAGCAACATGCCCATGGAGTAAAGGCGTAATAACCTGAATGCAAACTGCGACAAAAACTTTAGCCATGCGCAATACAACAATGGTGAAAGTCTAATTATGTGCCATAGCTTTGCTACAAAATACAGCACTGAGACTCTTGCCCTCTCACATTGACAATACGGCTATTCATAGTCAGGAAGTTGCTATTCTTATTGCGTATTCATTCTCATTTCACAACATCGCATGAGCAACTTTTCCTAGTCTCTTCCAGCATTAACATTTGCTCCCAAATTCATACAATGCAATCCAACTTTCATCTCACTGACGCGCTGCTTATCACACTAGTTTTCTGAATTACCTGAAAGTTGAACAGGGTATTAAACAACAACAAatcatgataattttttttattggtaaataaGAGTTTTATTGCAAATAGGTgaagccaagtacacgggacatatacaggAGCTGCACCTAGGCATGCAAGAAAATCATGATAATAATGATAAAGAGAATAGTAGCTGCAAATGGTTAGTGAGGAACTCTTCAAAGCAAAAAAACCAAAACGTCTAGTTCATGTCTACTTTCCACAACGAATTATCCTCTCTAGACTGCAGGCTTGATAAATGAGCTAATCCAAAAGCTATAAGAAGCCACCCAAACTTCAACAGGCTGAAGCAGCatagaataaaaaactttatttcatACCCCAATTTAATGCCACATCAGATTTGGACATGATCATCCCATACCAAGGCCAGGAATAAGTTGGATTTCAAGAGGTTACAAGTAATCCCAAGTGTTTCTAATGGATTGTTTCTATATTCAATTGGGATAAGAGCCTCTTTGGAAGAATCTTATAGTCGTTTTATACTAGTTTCTTGTTCATGTCATTGTATCTGATCCTGCCAAGGTCCGTATCTAATACCTAAATGAGATAGCCACCTTGTGCACATGGGGTataatttccagattttatcgTAATTATGCCTCCAGTAATTTCATTATTGAATGAAATAAGATCCTGTCATTATGAAGATAGTTGCTCTTTTAAAGTACGCCAGCCACTTGACAGAATTGCCATGTGTATAAGTTCCAAATGGAACATACATAGATATTAACATTTTCGTTGTGCtggaattttaaatttcaaaagttcaAGCTTTTGCTTCATCAACAAAATGTGTTGTACTAAAAATTTCACACTAGAGTCCAGGCACAGCCATTTGACTCATGTAACATAGAAAactaaaatactttttttttttttttttataaatataaaaaactaaaatacttACCCAACATATGACAAGAAAAGAGGGAGCTAAACTCATCTCCCTGTAGGTGGTCTTCGTTGCACCACCAAATCATCAGCAGAGTAATAATCAGCAATGAGGCGATACATGTATGATGGGTTGTGCCCTCCTCTGTAAAGTTGAGTAATTTACAAGTTATCACGCTAATAGGAATAGAGTGAACATGAAATATCAAGACTAGTACAACAGAGttcaaaattcacaaaaaaccAACTAAAAGCATACAGAAGTGAGCTAAAAGTAACATCCATGAATTAGAACGAGgacataaaagaaaagatcGCACAATAGAGTGAAGGAGATGTCTTTCAAAGAACTCCagaatatgcaaaattttgaaagtcCAGTAAATCctttcttttatgaaatttacaaGAGATTCAAATTTCTTACTTTGTCTTCTAAGCTACATAAACTCATAAAGCAGACATTAAAGGCTTTTTTCTCTCCCCTTCTTTTCTGGTTTTCACTGGGGGACAAGGAGGGGgattaatatctttaataaGTACTCGAGATTTTATTAAAGACCAGGAGGGGGATTACTATCATATAAAACATTGAGTATGATGCATAGCAAGCTCATtagagtaaaattttttaagcATTCTAGTCTGTTACTTACGTGTCAGTAATAAAAAGACTAACGAGTTTTGGTGGCACATAATCAAATGTTGGATTAATCACATGAAGAAGGGGGGAAGCAGTGCCACTCCCAAAATCCATGCAGTCGGAGAACTCTCCAAAATCCAGCAGCTCGGATGGGGATCTCAGCTCATTCAACAAGACCTCGGGATGGTGGGGATACAGAGGACACAACTGTCAAGTAGACAAAACAGCAATCCACAAGAGTACCATGAGTAATCACTAGATGATGACGATAACaacaattttaagaaatgagattCAAAAGTAAGGCACTTCCATTTGCTAATAATTAGCATGTCAGAAACTTTAGACAAAACAAGCACTTGAGCATTCATTGACTCTATTGAGATACACATTGGCCAAAgcaatcacaaaattttctcTGCTTCTTTTGCAATACATGTCAAATGTTTAGGCCATATAGATTTCAGTATTTACTAACTTTGTTTGCTCACGACCCACACAACCTAATCCCTGCTTTGATCCAAACATGCAAAACAAAGATGGACAGCTCATAGTATGCTCTATGGTCTATGGATATTGGCATAAACCTGATTAGATAAACAAATAAGCAActaaaaatgagtttattttcgaAGAATATATGCTTTGTCTTGCAACTATTAGTATCCGTGTCGAAGGATCTTGATTATCTCGTAAATTCAATGCAGACAATTCTCTTTTGGAAGTGCACTAAATTCAACAGTTCTgaagcatttttgtttttagaagttttttttataaaggtacatttttgttttcaacaCAAAATCGAAATAAGCAGTAAAAATCTTAAATACTCAAGTTACATGACCAAAGGACATAAGCCTTGTTTTACACTTTAGAACTAGTATATTTCACAAAACACAATTCCATTATATCAAATCCAAAGGGCATGATCAGTAAACACGAGTGTTTTAACTTCAAGCATAATAAAAGAGCAAGAAATCTAAGAATCGTTCATAAGGAGATCTGATTCATCTTTCATTAAAACCTCTAGGGCAAGTGGAGCTGTCATTGTGCCAAATTACCTTGTGACTGCCAGCAAGTACAACAAACGGAACTGCATGCCTTTTGGCAGCAAGTGCAACCATATTCAATCCAACAGGTGCTATGACCCCACCATTGGCCATGACAGCATGTGCTCCAACTATAACCTTAAGGGATTCCCACATGAAGCCAAGAATCAGTCCAACAAATCCATTTCTAAAGGAGGAAGAAAacttaggaaaaaataaaagctcAAGCTCGTCACTATACCATGTTCACCCGGGAAATCATGGCAAAGACTGCAGAATCAGTAATTAGCGTGGTTTGTAAACCTCTTGTGACCAATTCTTTTGCAAGAAGATGTCCTTGATACCTAATTGCAAAAAAAGCAAAGGACATTGAAAGAGAACATCGAAACTATCACCGCTAAACATGCTTCCAAAAGAAGTAGCCATTTGCACAAACCTTGGAGCACCCTCCGCAACAAACACCCGAAATGACCTCTGTTTTTCCTTCGCCGCACAAAGAAATTCCAAAACTGTTCTTGAACTTCCTAAAGTTAAAATTACCTCACTGGGAAAAAATTGCAATTAGAAATGTTATACAATGACAAGAACATCAAGAAGTTAAGACCatagaaaaagaattttcaCACAAGCTGATGTTCGTATGATTGTAGTTTCAGACTAATGGGACAACACAAAAAGACGTAACTTTACTGACATGTGAGTGCTCTACAAGTATGCAAGGAATACAGAGTAGAAGAACATAGATTATGCTAACAATCAGACTGCAACATCAATCCATGAAAAGCTGCAGCAGTCATTGCATGTATTATTCACTCAAACATGAACTATGAATCAAACACACCAATTCACAATCCTCGTCAACATATCATACTCATCAAGATATCTATAAAAATCTCGCTACTGTAAGGGATCGCATTGTAATGATTTGAGAAAGGGTAAGCAGTTCTGAGTCATGCAATAAAGTCACAGCACTAAAGAGGAGCTCGTTCATTCTGAGAAATGAATGAGTCGATTAGTTCAGCATGCCAGATGCATCCAACTCAAACATAAGCCAAAATCAGTTCCCCAAAGTTGACCATTATTCTCGTGATTTTAGTCAACGCTAGAATCATGTCACTTAATTTTCAACATTAGAGCTTTTACTGCGGGTTTGGGTTTAAGGAAAAGTATGGATTCATGATCGACTCCACCGTTTTGAAGAGTCAAACTGCATATCAAAATGATtatgtgtaacgccccaatagaaggctcaagccacatggcctatactccaaaaggactagtcaatgatacaatttttttaagtaataagagaagtcaatgatacaattggagccccattggaatattataaagagcaagaactactcattcccaagcaatgtaggatctcatataccacctaccctgATCACTTATCagaatggggtatcacattctgtttctggcAATTTGCCACCATTATGTATCCACATCCATGCCAAATTCC contains:
- the LOC108990757 gene encoding translation initiation factor eIF-2B subunit beta-like isoform X2; the encoded protein is MLLRSRNKIEGSLATARQTAELLRSVISQQRVPYRNQARALIDAVRAVGEQLIAANPVELAVGNIVRRVLHIIREEDLSLTTAAMAGLGLSAASDDEDDADQDNHPVLSAAAVAAAARSTLRPPSLQTLLEDVPDSAAVPHTSSSGGDSEGKSKSADKSSRTRRLKHDVIEAVNELIQDIATCHEQIAEQAVEHIHQNEVILTLGSSRTVLEFLCAAKEKQRSFRVFVAEGAPRYQGHLLAKELVTRGLQTTLITDSAVFAMISRVNMVIVGAHAVMANGGVIAPVGLNMVALAAKRHAVPFVVLAGSHKLCPLYPHHPEVLLNELRSPSELLDFGEFSDCMDFGSGTASPLLHVINPTFDYVPPKLVSLFITDTGGHNPSYMYRLIADYYSADDLVVQRRPPTGR
- the LOC108990758 gene encoding F-box protein SKIP5, which encodes MDMEAKTKEEGENGRKWKRSLRKKSFKSASLCSINNLDDGCLMHIFSFLSPIPDRYNTALVCHRWQYLACHPRLWLRVDRSVKDLSDPGVFPNIETAVAAARPGDTILVAAGGSHLASNIQIKKPLCLIGGGELPDETTLLCSRGSDSALEFLSTCKLANLTVKAELGCCLLHRRGRLTIDGCVLQCESNPLDYLSCPIVSTASVTQQLPSSMKSHSDGVFVSQTRIEGGARAVLTSGDLELQRVRVIYARTSLLFWFDVEHQ
- the LOC108990757 gene encoding translation initiation factor eIF-2B subunit beta-like isoform X1 is translated as MPDVQVLVNDFLNKLKKRKIEGSLATARQTAELLRSVISQQRVPYRNQARALIDAVRAVGEQLIAANPVELAVGNIVRRVLHIIREEDLSLTTAAMAGLGLSAASDDEDDADQDNHPVLSAAAVAAAARSTLRPPSLQTLLEDVPDSAAVPHTSSSGGDSEGKSKSADKSSRTRRLKHDVIEAVNELIQDIATCHEQIAEQAVEHIHQNEVILTLGSSRTVLEFLCAAKEKQRSFRVFVAEGAPRYQGHLLAKELVTRGLQTTLITDSAVFAMISRVNMVIVGAHAVMANGGVIAPVGLNMVALAAKRHAVPFVVLAGSHKLCPLYPHHPEVLLNELRSPSELLDFGEFSDCMDFGSGTASPLLHVINPTFDYVPPKLVSLFITDTGGHNPSYMYRLIADYYSADDLVVQRRPPTGR